One window of Metopolophium dirhodum isolate CAU chromosome 3, ASM1992520v1, whole genome shotgun sequence genomic DNA carries:
- the LOC132940608 gene encoding protein FAM200B-like gives MEETEFNFLGDEEWWAKSSFLTDLFEHLNKLNSSMQGRDENILTSSDKIMAFIEKLNLWKLKIIKLKFKKITLNKFWIYVSKEYPEISIKALTILLPFSTSYLCEQGFSALTNIKNKK, from the exons ATGGAAGAAACTGAATTCAACTTTCTTGGGGATGAAGAGTGGTGGGCAAAGTCATCTTTCTTAACTGATTTGTTTGAGCATCTCAATAAACTAAATTCAAGTATGCAAGGTCGTGATGAAAATATACTAACATCGTCGGACAAAATTATGGCTTTCAtcgaaaaattgaatttatggaaactaaaaataatcaaG ttgaaattcaaaaagaTCACTCTCAATAAATTCTGGATATATGTTTCTAAAGAATATCCAGAGATATCTATAAAAGCACTGACTATTCTTTTGCCGTTCTCAACCTCATATCTTTGTGAACAAGGGTTTTCAGCGCTtacgaatataaaaaataaaaaataa
- the LOC132941915 gene encoding cuticle protein 16.5-like: MASFKNLIFIALAVYAVSAEDNKPADDGARVKKHAYVAAAPVLAYSAAAPAYPYSAYSAYPATYAYKYSTPAAYAAPAAYAAPAAYAAPAAYAAPAAYAATPYAAYSSYAAYPSYAAYPSYAAYDDGKYYPGKYEKSYFPAAYKAAYPVAYHY, translated from the exons ATGGCTTCTTTCAAGAATCTG ATATTCATCGCCTTGGCCGTGTACGCCGTTTCCGCCGAAGATAACAAACCCGCCGACGATGGAGCAAGAGTAAAGAAACACGCCTACGTTGCCGCAGCTc cggTCTTGGCTTACTCTGCAGCAGCCCCAGCATACCCGTACTCAGCATACTCTGCTTACCCAGCCACCTACGCTTACAAATACTCCACCCCAGCTGCCTACGCAGCACCAGCTGCCTACGCCGCTCCAGCTGCCTACGCCGCTCCTGCTGCCTACGCTGCACCGGCTGCCTACGCCGCCACCCCATACGCCGCTTACTCGAGCTACGCAGCTTACCCGAGCTACGCCGCCTACCCGAGCTACGCAGCTTATGACGATGGCAAATACTACCCAGGCAAATACGAGAAGTCATACTTCCCAGCAGCCTACAAAGCCGCATACCCGGTCGCCTATCACTACTGA